GCAAGTGAACAAGTGGTGTGTAGGGACAGAGAAAAGGAGGATTTCCTacacttagaatttttttctctttatttccctaGAGAAACTTCCTGgtgattttcctttttaggaTCCTGATCCTCCCCACCTGGCTTCAGGTTGAAACTACTATTTACAGAGCAATTAGCCTctgacagcccaggtggctcagcggtttagcgccaagtcccacatcgggttccctgcatggagcctgcttctccctctgcctgtgtctctgcgcctctgtgtgtgtgtgtgtgtgtgtgtgtgtgtgtgtgtctcatgaataaatatttaaaaaaaaaataggcttagCCTCGAGTACTGTTCAGTCTGCTCCTctgattagttttttttaagattttatttatttatttattcatgagagacacagatagaggcagagacacaggcaaagggaaaagcagcctccatgcagggagcccgatgtgggactcgatcctgggacactaggatcacgccctgggctgaaggcaggtgctcaaccgctgagccacccagacatccggTGTGATTAGTTTTTCTACTGATATCAGATGCTTAGCTCCTAAGGCTGTTTCTCTGACTAAACCAGACTTTCTCTTGTGTTTCTCTAGGATTTCTCTTCACTGCTTCACTTTCTGGGGTTTGTTACTGTACCTCTTGTCCTCTTCCCATAACTAATAACCTTTCAAGGAAGAGAGCTATCTTTCTGCATTACACAGCCTCATATGTTTTTGTAGTATACCTTGTAATTAGAACAGGTCTGAACAATAAGGAGAGAATACAtaattttcagcctttcttttcttttttaagtcaactctatgcctgacatggggcttgaacgcACAACCcacagatcaagagttgcatgctctaccgagcCACCTGGGTTCCCAGAGactacataattattttaataatttactgcATTCTATTCATCATGAATTTCTTTATGTTGATGAAAGGCTGAATGCACCCTGAAGGTTTTCTCACATTTCTTACATTTGTAGTGTTTTTCTCCTGTATGGGTTTTCTGGTGTTGAATAAGAGATGAACTCTGGCTGAAAGCTCTGTCACAATCATTGCatttatatggtttctctccagtatgagttCTCAGATGCTTTGTAAGAGATGAGCTCTGGCTGAAGGCCTTCTTgcattctttacatttgtaaggtttctcaccagtatgaattctctgatgtctTACAAGAGCTGAGCGAtcactgaaggctttcccacattcgttacatttgtaaggtttctcccCAGTATGGGTTCCTTGATGTTGAATAAGAGCTGAACAGTagctgaaagctttcccacattcactgcattcatAGGGCTTTTCccctgtatgaattctctgatgttgagTGAGGCCTGACCTGTCactaaaggctttcccacattctgtACATCCATAaggtttttctccagtatgaacCCTCTGATGTTTAATAAGGGATGAGGTATCATTGAAAGCTTTTCCACATTCCTTgcatttatagggtttctctccagtgtggattcTGTGATGTTGAATTAGATATGTGCTTTGGttgaaggccttcccacattcattGCACTCATAGGGCTTTTCTCCAGTATGAATGATATGATGTTGAATGAGGGCTGATCGATGactgaaggccttcccacactcGTTAcactcatagggtttctctccagtgtggattcTCTGATGCTGAATAAGTGATGAGCTCcggctgaaggctttcccacactctTTACAAacataaggtttctctccagtatgaattctctgatgtagAATAAAGGCTGAGTAGTAACTGAAGGACTTCCCACATTCATTGCACTTCCAAGGCTTTTTCACTAAGTAAATGTTGTGATGTTTAATTGGGTTTGAGCTTTCCCCAGTTTGATTACAATTCTCCACAGAGTTTTTCTTGCATTTAATTACGACTTGCCTTAAATCTTTCTTCTGATTTCCTTGCTGTCTTTCTAATGTGCCTTCACATTGCCAGGCTTCCATcaatctggagtcccaggactcaTCCTTTTTAAGTCTCTCCATGATCAGCTCTCTTTCAGGTGACTCTTCTTCATAAAGTCCCTGCTTTGAAAAGGATTCTTTAGCTTCAGGTATAGATTCGGAatctgaaatcaataaaaagtacaagtctttgtgtgctCTGGGGTGAGAGAAAAAAACTGCTGAGTtggcaagagggaaaaaaaaatgatgcttgtTAAGTTTGTTTATTAGAATGTTTTCAGAAAGTGCCTCCTGGGAATGTCTGAGGAGGTTCCAGGGACTAATAGAGATGGGAGAATGGCTAGTACAAGGCACAGTAAGAGAACAATGAGGATGCTGCAcctaaaagaatggaaaacagtGGACTAGTCAGGAAGGAAGATAAGCAGTGGGGCtaagaataaatgttaataaaaaatatctgagGAAGAGTGAAAAGATGAAAACACAAGTTGAGATtgggcagtttttaaaaagtacaagacaaaaaaaattacttacaATAATCACCCAGAAATAGCcacttttgacttttttaaatagttcccatcggtccttttttttttttttttaaagagagcagGGTCAGccagtggagaggcagagagagagagagagagaatttttttttaaagactttatttattcatgagagacacagagagaaaggcagaaacataggcagagggagaagtaggctcccatgcagggagcctgatgtgggactcgatcccgggactcgggatcatgccctgagccaaaggcagacactcaaccactgagccacccaggcatcccacccagTGGATTCTTTTCATTCCTTGTTTAGATTGGCCCCTCAACAGCACTTGACAGTGGTGACCACGCATCCCTCCTAACAACATTCCCACCCCCATCTTTCCCCAAACTTTATTCAGATATAATTGGCAGATGTTCTTTCTTAACTTCTGTGATTCTAAGCTGTCCAGGTTTTACTCCTGCTATTTATTTAgagctttttctgtttcttcttcttaaatGTTGATGCTTCTTGGTATACAGTC
This DNA window, taken from Canis lupus familiaris isolate Mischka breed German Shepherd chromosome 6, alternate assembly UU_Cfam_GSD_1.0, whole genome shotgun sequence, encodes the following:
- the LOC102153308 gene encoding zinc finger protein OZF isoform X5; its protein translation is MERLKKDESWDSRLMEAWQCEGTLERQQGNQKKDLRQVVIKCKKNSVENCNQTGESSNPIKHHNIYLVKKPWKCNECGKSFSYYSAFILHQRIHTGEKPYVCKECGKAFSRSSSLIQHQRIHTGEKPYECNECGKAFSHRSALIQHHIIHTGEKPYECNECGKAFNQSTYLIQHHRIHTGEKPYKCKECGKAFNDTSSLIKHQRVHTGEKPYGCTECGKAFSDRSGLTQHQRIHTGEKPYECSECGKAFSYCSALIQHQGTHTGEKPYKCNECGKAFSDRSALVRHQRIHTGEKPYKCKECKKAFSQSSSLTKHLRTHTGEKPYKCNDCDRAFSQSSSLIQHQKTHTGEKHYKCKKCEKTFRVHSAFHQHKEIHDE
- the LOC102153308 gene encoding zinc finger protein OZF isoform X4, with the protein product MDYLTIEAEEEVLPAITTEDASLPQKANTEEMEPTVGLLPVEFQELVTVKDEEMDLTQVEEEQLNSAQRYMGMDMKVENCGSLVFWDSESIPEAKESFSKQGLYEEESPERELIMERLKKDESWDSRLMEAWQCEGTLERQQGNQKKDLRQVVIKCKKNSVENCNQTGESSNPIKHHNIYLVKKPWKCNECGKSFSYYSAFILHQRIHTGEKPYVCKECGKAFSRSSSLIQHQRIHTGEKPYECNECGKAFSHRSALIQHHIIHTGEKPYECNECGKAFNQSTYLIQHHRIHTGEKPYKCKECGKAFNDTSSLIKHQRVHTGEKPYGCTECGKAFSDRSGLTQHQRIHTGEKPYECSECGKAFSYCSALIQHQGTHTGEKPYKCNECGKAFSDRSALVRHQRIHTGEKPYKCKECKKAFSQSSSLTKHLRTHTGEKPYKCNDCDRAFSQSSSLIQHQKTHTGEKHYKCKKCEKTFRVHSAFHQHKEIHDE